The window TTTCAGACCGCCCTCGCGGGCGCCGTCGGCCAAGGCCTTGATCCGGCCATGATACAGATAGCCGTTGCGGTCGAACACCACGGTCTCGACGTTCTTTTCCTTAGCCAGCTTCGCGATCTCGCGGCCCACGGCCTCGGCGCCCGACTTGTTGGGCTTGACCGCCTGGCCGCTCTTGACGAAGGCCAGGGACGAGGCGGAGGCGATGGTGGAGCCCGTCAGGTCATCGACGAGCTGCGCGTAGATATGCGCATTGGAACGGTACACGCACAGCCGGGGGCGCTGGGCCGTCCCGTTCACCTTCTTGCGGATGCGGATCTTTCTGCGCAGGCGCGCTTCGTTCTTCGAGAGTTTCATGGCCGTCCCCTACTTCTTGGCGCCGGACTTGCCGGCCTTGCGGCGGATGGTCTCATCCGCGTACTTGATGCCCTTGCCCTTGAAAGGCTCCGGCGGACGCACGCGACGGATCTGCGCGGCAACTTCGCCCACGGCCTGCTTGTCGATGCCGGTCAGGGTGAGCTTGTTGCCTTCGGCCTTGGCCTCGACGCCCGCAGGCAGCGGGAACTCCACCGGGTGCGAGAAGCCCACGGTGAGCACCACGTTCTTGCCCTGCACCTGGACCTTGTAGCCGACGCCCACGACCTCGAGAACCTTCTCGAAGCCCTTGGTCACGCCCAGCACGCAGTTGGACAGCAGGGTGCGCCGCAGCCCGTGCTGGGCCCGGGCGATCCGGCTTTCGTCGGCGCGGGTGAGCACCAGCTGGTCGCCGTCCTTGGCCACGACGATCTTCTCGTGGGCCGGAGTGGCCAGGGCGCCCTTGGGGCCTTTGACATTGATCATATCTTTGCCGATCGTCACTTCCACCCCGGAAGGGATGGCGATGGGCTGCTTTCCGATTCTGGACATGACTCTTCCTCGTTACCAGACTTCAAACAGCAGTTCGCCGCCCACGTTCTGCGCCTTGGCGCGACCGCCGTCCAGCACACCCTGGGACGTGGACAGGACACAGATGCCCAGGCCGTTCTGCACGCGGGGGATGTCGGACGCGGCAACATACACCCGGCGGCCAGGCTTGCTGATCTTCTTCATGCCGCTGATCAGCGGACGTCCGCCCTCGTACTTGAGCGCGATCTTGATGGCGCGCTCTTCCTCACTGAAATCGGCGATGTAGCCCTCTTCCTTCAGGATGCCCGCGATGGCGGACTTCACCTTGGAACGGGGGATGGCCACTTCGCCATGCAAAGCCTGGTGGGCGTTGCGAATGCGGGTAAGCATATCCGCAATGGGATCAACCACTGCCATGATGGACTCCTTGGAGATTACCAGCTCGATTTACGGACACCCGGCAGTTCGCCAGCCAGCGCCTTGTTGCGGAAGCAGATACGGCAGATGCCGAACCGACGCAGGAACGCGCGAGGGCGGCCACAAATGGGGCAGCGATTGTACGCGCGGCTCGAAAACTTGGGTTTCGCCTGGGACTTGTTCAAAAGTGCTTTACGGGACAAGGCGGACTCCTCCTTACTTCTTGAAAGGCATGCCCAAGAGATCGAGCAGCACCTTCCCTTCCTTGTCGGTCGGGGCCGTGGTGACGATGGTCACGTTCATACCCTTGACCTGATCGACGCGGTCGATGTTCAGCTCGGGGAAGATCGTGTGCTCCTTGATGCCCATGGTGAAGTTGCCACGCCCGTCGAAGCCGCGGTCGGGAACGCCGCGGAAGTCGCGCACGCGGGGCAGGGCGAAGTTCATGAGCTTGTCGAGGAAGTCCCACATGCGGTCGCCGCGCAGGGTCACGCGGCAGCCGATGGGCATGCCTTCGCGCAGCTTGAAGTTCGCGATGGACTTCTTGGCGCGAGTGGTGACCGCACGCTGGCCCGCGATGGCGGTCATTTCCGCCACGGCGTCCTCGAGCAGCTTGTTGTTGTTGCCCGCCTCGCCCAGCCCCATGTTCAGGCTGATGCTCTTGATCTTGGGGAGCTGCATCGGGCTGGTGTACCCGAACTCCTTCTGCAGGGCGGGGGCGACCTTCTCTTGGTATATCTTCTCAAGACGTGTCATAGTCGTCACCCTAGTCGATCGTTTCGTTGCATTTCTTGCAGAAACGGACCTTCTTGCCGTCGGTCGTTTCCTTGTACCCAACCCGGGTGGGCTTGGTGCACGCATCGCACATCAGCGCGACGTTGGAGATGTGGATGGGGGACTCCTTCTCCACGATGCCACCGGGCTGCTGGGTGTAGGGGTTGGCCTTGGTGTGGCGCTTGACCATGTTCACCTTTTCGACCAGGACCCGGTCCTTCTTGCGAAGGATCTTGAGCACCTTGCCGACCTTCCCCTTGTCCTTGCCGGAGATGACCATCACTTTGTCATCTTTGCGAATCTTGTACTTCTGCATGGCCTGCTCCTACAGCACTTCGGGCGCCAGGGAAACGATCTTCATGAAGTTCTTCGCGCGAAGCTCGCGGGCCACGGGGCCGAAGATGCGCGTCCCCACGGGCTCCATCTGCTTGTTGAGCAGCACGGCGGAGTTGTTGTCGAACTTGATGTAGGTCCCGTCCGGGCGGCCCACTTCCTTGGTGGTGCGAACGACGACGGCTTTCATCACGTCGCCCTTCTTCACCTTGGCATGGGGCATGGCTTCCTTGACGGACACCACGATGATATCGCCCACACTCGCATAGCGCCGGCGGCTGCCGCCCAGCACCTTGATGCAGGCCACCCGTTTGGCGCCGGAGTTGTCGGCGACGTCGAGATTGGATTCAACCTGGATCATTGGTCACTCCTAGACGGCTTTTTCCAAAATGGTCTTCAGGTGCCACCGCTTGCGGCTGCTCAGGGGCCGGTGCTCGATGATCTGCACCTTGTCGCCCACGGCGCACGCGTTCTCGGGGTCGTGGGCCATGAACTTGCCGCGGCGGCGGATATACTTCTTGAGCAGGGGGTGC is drawn from Desulfocurvus vexinensis DSM 17965 and contains these coding sequences:
- the rplR gene encoding 50S ribosomal protein L18, with the translated sequence MKLSKNEARLRRKIRIRKKVNGTAQRPRLCVYRSNAHIYAQLVDDLTGSTIASASSLAFVKSGQAVKPNKSGAEAVGREIAKLAKEKNVETVVFDRNGYLYHGRIKALADGAREGGLKF
- the rplF gene encoding 50S ribosomal protein L6; amino-acid sequence: MSRIGKQPIAIPSGVEVTIGKDMINVKGPKGALATPAHEKIVVAKDGDQLVLTRADESRIARAQHGLRRTLLSNCVLGVTKGFEKVLEVVGVGYKVQVQGKNVVLTVGFSHPVEFPLPAGVEAKAEGNKLTLTGIDKQAVGEVAAQIRRVRPPEPFKGKGIKYADETIRRKAGKSGAKK
- the rpsH gene encoding 30S ribosomal protein S8; this encodes MAVVDPIADMLTRIRNAHQALHGEVAIPRSKVKSAIAGILKEEGYIADFSEEERAIKIALKYEGGRPLISGMKKISKPGRRVYVAASDIPRVQNGLGICVLSTSQGVLDGGRAKAQNVGGELLFEVW
- a CDS encoding type Z 30S ribosomal protein S14, with the protein product MSRKALLNKSQAKPKFSSRAYNRCPICGRPRAFLRRFGICRICFRNKALAGELPGVRKSSW
- the rplE gene encoding 50S ribosomal protein L5, which encodes MTRLEKIYQEKVAPALQKEFGYTSPMQLPKIKSISLNMGLGEAGNNNKLLEDAVAEMTAIAGQRAVTTRAKKSIANFKLREGMPIGCRVTLRGDRMWDFLDKLMNFALPRVRDFRGVPDRGFDGRGNFTMGIKEHTIFPELNIDRVDQVKGMNVTIVTTAPTDKEGKVLLDLLGMPFKK
- the rplX gene encoding 50S ribosomal protein L24 yields the protein MQKYKIRKDDKVMVISGKDKGKVGKVLKILRKKDRVLVEKVNMVKRHTKANPYTQQPGGIVEKESPIHISNVALMCDACTKPTRVGYKETTDGKKVRFCKKCNETID
- the rplN gene encoding 50S ribosomal protein L14; the encoded protein is MIQVESNLDVADNSGAKRVACIKVLGGSRRRYASVGDIIVVSVKEAMPHAKVKKGDVMKAVVVRTTKEVGRPDGTYIKFDNNSAVLLNKQMEPVGTRIFGPVARELRAKNFMKIVSLAPEVL
- the rpsQ gene encoding 30S ribosomal protein S17, which produces MAEQAHSANKRVLTGIVVSDKGDKTIVVRVETLIKHPLLKKYIRRRGKFMAHDPENACAVGDKVQIIEHRPLSSRKRWHLKTILEKAV